Part of the Corynebacterium efficiens YS-314 genome is shown below.
GAACTCCTGAGGTGATCCTGCTCCCATCCCTGTTCGCGAACAGCGAACACGATTTAGCACCCTTAGCGGTTGAGTGCTGGCACTCGTGAGGGTAGAGTGCCAGTAGGTTGTTTGACACACAGTTGTTCACCCGCGACGACGGCTGTGCTGGAAATCCACAACCGGCACAACAAGACACTCTTTTCTCATGGAAGGATTCATCGTGGCAAACGTCAACATCAAGCCGCTGGAAGACAAGATCCTGGTTCAGATCAACGAGGCTGAGACCACCACCGCCTCCGGCCTGGTCATCCCTGACTCCGCGAAGGAGAAGCCGCAGGAGGCCACCGTCATTGCAGTCGGCCCGGGCCGCTTCGATGAGAAGGGCGAGCGCATCCCGCTGGACATCAAGGAAGACGACGTGGTCATCTTCTCCCGCTACGGTGGCACCGAGATCAAGTTCGACGGCGTGGAGTACCTGCTCCTGTCCGCACGTGACATCCTCGCAATCGTCGAGAAGTAGGGGACAGGTTCATGGCAAAGCTCATTGCTTTTGACCAGGACGCCCGCGAAGGCATTCTCCGGGGCGTGGATGCCCTGGCCAACACCGTCAAGGTCACCCTGGGCCCCCGTGGTCGCAACGTGGTCCTGGACAAGGCGTTCGGTGGCCCGCTGGTCACCAACGACGGCGTCACCATCGCCCGTGACATCGATGTTGAGGATCCCTTCGAGAACCTCGGCGCCCAGCTGGTCAAGTCTGTTGCAGTCAAGACCAACGACATCGCCGGTGACGGCACCACCACCGCCACCCTGCTGGCCCAGGCACTCATCGCCGAGGGTCTGCGCAACGTGGCAGCCGGCGCGAACCCCATCGAGCTGAACAAGGGTATCGAGGCCGCAACCCAGAAGACCCTGGATGAACTCCGTGCACGCGCCACCCCGATCTCCGCTCCGCAGGAGGTCGCCAGCGTGGCAACCGTGTCCTCCCGCGATGAGGTCGTGGGCAAGATCGTCGCCGAGGCGATGGAGAAGGTCGGCAAGGACGGTGTGGTCACCGTCGAGGAGTCCCAGTCCCTGGAGACCACCCTGGACATCACCGAGGGTATCTCCTTCGACAAGGGTTACCTGTCGCCGTACTTCATCAACGACACCGACACCCAGACCGCGGTGCTGGAGAATCCTGCGATCCTCCTGGTCCGCAATAAGATCTCCTCCCTGCCGGATTTCCTCCCGCTGCTGGAGAAGATCGTGGAGTCTAACCGTCCGGTCCTCATCATCGCCGAGGACATCGAGGGCGAACCGCTCCAGACCCTGGTGGTCAACTCCATCCGCAAGACCATCAAGGCTGTCGCTGTGAAGTCCCCGTACTTCGGTGACCGCCGTAAGGCCTTCATGGATGACCTGGCTGTTGTCACCAACGCCACCGTTGTTGATCCCGAGGTCGGCATCAACCTCAGCGAGGCCGGTGTCGAGGTTCTCGGCACCGCACGCCGCGTGACCGTGTCCAAGGATGAGACCATCCTGGTGGACGGCGCCGGTGACGCCGAGGCTGTGGAGGCCCGTCGTCAGCAGATCCGCCGTGAGATCGAGACCACCGATTCCACCTGGGACCGGGAGAAGGCCGAGGAGCGTCTGGCCAAGCTGTCGGGCGGTGTCGCCGTCATCCGTGTCGGTGCCGCCACCGAGACCGAGGTCAACGAGCGCAAGCTGCGCGTCGAGGACGCCATCAACGCCGCCCGTGCCGCCGCACAGGAGGGCATCATCGCCGGTGGCGGTTCCGCCCTGGTGCAGATCGCCGAAACCCTCAAGGCCTACGCCGAGGAGTTCGAGGGTGATCAGAAGGTCGGCATCCGCGCCCTGGCTGCTGCTCTGAGCAAGCCGGCCTACTGGATCGCCGCAAATGCCGGTCTTGACGGTGCTGTGATCGTCGCACGCATCGCGGACCTGCCCAACAACGAGGGTTTCAACGCCGCGACCCTCGAGTACGGCAACCTGGTTGACCAGGGTGTCATCGACCCCGTCAAGGTCACCCACTCCGCTGTGGTCAACGCAAGTTCCGTTGCCCGCATGGTGCTCACCACCGAGGCGTCCATTGTGGACAAGCCTGCGGAGGAGACCGCTGACCACGGTCACGGTCACCACCACTAAGAGGTGATGTAGCAGAAACCGGCCGGGTGCCCCACCCGGCCGGTTTTTGTGCTTATCGACGCATCACTGCCAACGCCTTCAACCCCGCCGTCATGAGAGACGCGTAGGTTTTGCGCTTCAGCGACCGCGGTCCTCGCAGTTGCAGGTACCGCTGCTCGGAGATGTTCTGCGTCTGGGTGTATTTCAGCAGGCCCTCCTCGCCATGGCGGGCGGACAGGCCGGAATCCTTGGCGCCTCCGAGCGGGGTGTCAATATTTCCCCAGGTGGCGGAGTAGGAATCGTTGATATTCACCCCGCCGACCCGGATGAGTGGGGCGGCAGCCAGGGCGGTGTCGCGGGCGGCGAAGATCCCGGCGTTGAGGCCGTAGTCGGTGTCATTGGCGTAGACGATGGCCTCGGCCAGGTCCGCAACCGCCTCCACGTACACCACCGGCCCGAAGACCTCATGACGGTAGAGCTCCATCTTTTTGGTGACACCGGTGAGCACGGTGGGTTCATAGAAATAGGGGCCCAGGTCGGGTCGGGCCCGGCCACCGGTGAGCACCTCCGCGCCCTTGGACACGGCCTCATCGACCATGCGGGTGACGGTGTCCAGCTGTTGCTGCGAGGCCAGGGAGCCCATTTCCACGTCCCAGTCGAACCCGGCTTCCATGCGGATGGACTGCAGCCGTTGGACGTAGGCATCGACAAACCTCGGGTACATCGACCCGACGACGAAGATCCGCTCGATGGATACGCACAGCTGCCCGGAATTGGAGATTGTGCCATGGACGGCACCATCGACAGCCTTGTCCAGGTCGGCGTCCTCGGCGATGATCAGGGGATTCTTGCCGCCCAGTTCCGCGGAGAATCCGATGAGGCGCCTGCCTGCGGTCTCACCGAGGATGCGGCCGGTGTTCGTGGACCCGGTGAACATCAGATAGTCGCAGTGTTCGGCGATGGCACCGCCGACCACGGGGCCCGGTCCGGTGACGGTGTGGAAAATGTCGCGGGGCAGTCCGGCGTCGTAAAGCAGACTGGTGACCAGCAGGGCGGTGAACGGGGTGCGCTCGTCGGGTTTGGACACCACCGCGTTACCGGCCAGCAGGGCCGGGATCGCATCGGAGATCGCCAGGGTGAGGGGGTAGTTCCACGGGCTGATCTGCCCGATCACGCCCAGGGGGTAGCGGTGCTCCACGGTGGAGGACAGTACCGGGATGGTGCCCTGACGACGCCTGGGCGTCAGCAGTTTCTCGGCGCGCGCGGCGTAGTACCGGGCGGTGGAGGCGACATCCATCACCTCATCAAATGCCGCCGCACGGTTCTTGCCGGTCTCCAGCTGCACCATGTCCATGAGCAGCTCCCGGTGCTTCAACACCAGGGAATGGAAGGTCCGGACAATGGACCGCCGTGTTGCATGCGGGGTGTCCTCCCACCCGCGCTGCGCCTCCCGTGCGAGCGAGAAAGCCTTATCGACGCATGACTGACCACCCTCCGGAACGTGACCGATGGTGGTCGCGTCGAAGGGCGCCTCGACGGGGATGGTGGGCGTGGCCTCGGAGGTGATGAGACCACGCAGGTGTTCTTCCAGTTCCCGGGGTAGTGGCCCGGGCGTTAAACGGGGTGGATACATACGCTCCACCCTAGAGAAGCAAAAAGACCCGGTTTGAATAACCGGGTCACTACTGTTTAAACAGCCACCGGCTGTTTGCGCTCGATCTTGCGCAGGATGGTCAGGCGCTCGGATTCGGAGAGCCCGCCCCACACGCCGTAGGGTTCGGCCACCGCGAGGGCGTGCCGGCGGCATTCCTGGAGCACCGGGCAGGAGGCGCAGATGGCCTTGGCGCGGAGCTCGCGACGCTGGCGGGCCCGGCCACGCTCGCCGTCCGGGTGGTAGAACACATCAGAGGCTTCGCCGCGGCAGGATCCCTGCAGCTGCCAATCCCAGAAGTCAGCGTTTGGTCCCGGAAGCTGGTGAGGCAATGTCATCTTCATATACTCCCTATTGAGCAAGTTCGCATTACATATGGCGGGCTGTGTACCCGAGAGGACAGTGTTGACGGCCATGATGAACACCTGGTGACCTGCGGGTGGCTGAATTATTGCCGGGTGTTGATTTGTCGGGAAACTGTCTAGTCCATACCCTAGATGACCTGCGCGCTTGGCCATAGGTGAATGTCGGGTGAATTCTTTTCCCCTGCAAATAAACCCTGCGTAAACCGGTTTTTTCGGGGGCATTTCACTGTGATGATGCCCACCAGTTAGGCTGAGGTCTCCCACATAGCACCCATGAACCGGGTGCCGTGTTGTTAGGATAGGTGGATAGCCGGGCGCTTGCTGCTGCCCGGATGAGGTGCATTCCTGCAGGCTAAATGTGTTGAGGAAATGTGTGGACCGTTCAAGAAGGCAGGAAGGTGCGTGACGGTGGTTGATTCCGAGCGTGAGCTCGCGGACCTGGTTCCCCAGGCAACGGCCGGTGATCGCCGGGCGCTCCAGCGCATCATGGAAATCATCCACCCGGTGGTGCTGCGCTACGCACGTGCACGCATCGGTGGTGGTCGCCAACCCACCCCGGAGGATGTTGCCCAGGAGATCTGCCTCGCGGTGGCCACATCCATCCATAATTTCGTCGACCAGGGTCGTCCCTTCATGGCCTTTGTCTACGGCATCGCCTCCAACAAGGTCGCCGATGCCCACCGCGCCATGGCCAGGGACAAGTCCACCCCCACGGAGGAGATCCCCGACACCGAACCGGATGCCAACTCCCCGGAGGAATTCGCACTGGTAGCGGATGGAAGTAACAGAGTGAGGGAACTTCTCGATCTACTTAGTGAGAAGGCGCGCGACATTCTAATTCTTAGAGTGATGGTGGGTCTATCCGCAGAAGAAACTGCAGAGATGGTGGACAGCACCCCCGGTGCTGTGCGGGTGGCCCAGCACAGGGCGCTCACAACACTTCGAAGCGCACTCGAGCAGCAGGAGAATAAGTAATGACCCAACGTCCCAGTGGTGGTGATCCGGATCGTCAGGACATGGTCAATGCACAGCTGAAGGAGCTGTTCAATGACGATGAATTCCTCACCGGTCTGTCCCGCGGCGTTGACCCCTCCGATGGTGAAGACGCCCTGGCAGGCCTCCTCCTCGGCATGAGGGAGGAGGTCAACGCGAACATGCCGGCGGTGCCGGACCTGTCCGTGCTGCTTCCCGACGCCGGTGGCAATGGTGATGACGTCGATCCGGGCACCACGGAATTCGCGCCGATCACCGCACCCGTGGGCGGTTCCGCCGAGGCCGATGAGGCTGGCGGAGCTGGAGGGGAGCCTAACGGTGCAGGCGTGATCCCCCTTGGGTCCCGCAGGTCCAGGCGTGCCCGTCGTGGGGCTGGTACAGGTGCCGGTGGGCGCAGGTCACATCCGTTCCTGCACGGACTGGTCGGCGCTGCGGCAGCGACCCTGGTCATTGCCGGTGGTGGCACCGCCATCTACAACGCAGATGCGGATTCACCCCTGTACGGATTGAGCACCACCCTCTTCGGTAAGACCGACAATGCCCGCGTGGTGGAGCTCGCCTCCACCCTGGAGGAGGCGGACAGCCGCACCGCCAGCGGTGATGTCGAAGGTGCCCGTGAACTGCTTGAACAGGCCCGGACCATGCTCGCCGAGATGGATGAGCGTCAGCGTAGTTCCGCTCCGCGCAGCACCCACGCCCCGGCTCCGGTCCCCGTGACAGAGACAGCCACGACCACCGCGACCGTGACCGAGACGAATGCTCCTGCGGAGCCGGCACCGGCACCAGCGCCGGAGACCGTCACAGAAACCGCCACCCGGACTCAGACCCAGACGGTTGTGTCCACTGTGGTTCAGGCACCGGCCTGGACACCGCAGCCGACCCAGACCTTCCAGCCACCCGCGCCTACGGTGGAGCCGGGGCCACCGGTCGGGGATGGTACCGGTGATGGTCCGGGTAACAGCGACGGCAACGCCAACCCCAACGCCGGTGGGGGACAGGTCGCCCCACCACAGATCATCGGCGAATAACAAAAAGGCTGTTGCCCGCACACCTCCCGATGAGGGGGTGTGCGGGCAACAGCCCTTTTTCTCTGTAGCGCTAGCGGGATTCCAGGCCGTCGAGATAACCCAGGCAGTAATCCCACGGCACGTAGGCCTCGACATTGGGCTGGACACTGGGTTCATGGACCGGGCTCAGTTCACCGGCGAGGGTGGCGCGCATGTTGGCGGCCATGATGTCCCAGTCGTAGTAGTGGAATTCCTCGCAGTCCTCGCACATGAAGAAGATCCCCTCGATGCCACGGGGTTGCAGCACCTTCTTGAATTCCTCCACCAGCTTGAGATCCTGCTGCACATGGATGCGCTCCTCCGGTGACAACGGCTCCATGTGATCGGCATCGTCGTTCAGGAAGGATGCCGGGTCGTTGGGATCGTCGGCAAACGGGTCGCGGGGCATCATCGCATCAAAGTTCACACAGGTAACCCTATTGCCCCCGGGGTGAAATGGGCAACCAGATGCCCCGCTCCCGGGGGTCGGTGGGCCGGGTGGGGAACCTGCCAAGTTATCTGAAATGAGGTTTTGGCATTAAGGTTTAGATAATTGTGGACACCAAATGAGGAGGAATTGTCGCAAAATGACCACCCAGAGCCGAGTTTCCACCGGCGGAGATGATCCGAACAAGGTAGCACTCGTCGGACTGACCTTCGATGATGTACTTCTTCTGCCCGACGCATCCGATATCGTACCGTCCGATGTTGACACCTCCACCCAGGTCACCCGCAACATCCGACTGAGCACCCCGATCATTTCCGCCGCAATGGACACCGTCACCGAGGCCCGCATGGCGATCGCCATGGCGCGCCAGGGTGGCCTCGGTGTGCTCCACCGCAACCTCTCCATCGAGGAGCAGGCTGAAAACGTCGAACTGGTCAAGCGTTCCGAATCGGGCATGGTCACCGATCCGGTCACCTGCACCCCCGACATGACCATCGAAGAGGTGGACAACCTCTGCGCCCGTTTCCGCATCTCCGGCCTGCCGGTGGTGGACAAGGACGGCACGCTGCTGGGTATCTGCACCAACCGCGACATGCGTTTCGAGTCCGACCCCAACCGCCTGGTCACCGATGTCATGACCCCGATGCCGCTGATCGTGGCTGAGGAGGGCGTGGCCAAGGAGGACGCACTGCAGCTGCTGTCCACCCACAAGGTGGAGAAGCTGCCCATCGTGGACAAGAACAACAAGCTGGTTGGTCTGATCACGGTCAAGGACTTCGTCAAGACCGAACAGTTCCCGAACTCCTCAAAGGATGCCTCCGGACGTCTGCTCGTCGCCGCGGGCATCGGTACCGGTGACGAGTCCTACCAGCGTGCCGGCTCCCTTGTGGACGCAGGCGTGGACATCCTCGTCGTCGACTCCGCCCACGCCCATTCCCGTGGTGTGCTGGAGATGGTCTCCCGCGTGAAGAAGGATTTCCCCGGCGTGGAGATCATCGGCGGCAACCTGGCCACCCGTGAGGCCGCCAAGGCCATGATCGAGGCCGGCGCGGACGCCATCAAGGTCGGTATCGGCCCGGGCTCCATCTGCACCACCCGCGTGGTTGCCGGCGTCGGCGCACCACAGATCACCGCCATCATGGAGGCCGCCGTACCTGCACGCGAGGCCGGTATCCCCATCATCGCCGATGGTGGCATGCAGTTCTCCGGTGACATCGCCAAGGCACTTGCCGCCGGTGCCAGCTCCGTCATGCTCGGCTCCATGCTCGCCGGTACCGCCGAGGCCCCCGGTGACACCATCACCATCAACGGCAAGCAGTACAAGCGTTACCGCGGCATGGGTTCCATGGGTGCCATGCAGGGCCGTGGCCTGTCCGGTGAGAAGCGTTCCTACTCCAAGGACCGCTACTTCCAGGCAGATGTCCGCAGCGAGGAGAAGTTGGTACCCGAGGGTATCGAGGGTCGCGTTCCGTTCCGTGGCTCCATCGAGAACATTATCCACCAGCAGGTCGGTGGCCTGCGTGCGGCCATGGGCTACACCGGTTCCGCGACCATCGCCGATCTGCAGCGCGCACGTTTCGTCCAGATCACCAGCGCAGGTCTGAAGGAATCCCACCCGCACCACATCCAGCAGACCGTTGAGGCACCGAACTACCACTAGTTCGTGCGGGTGCTGACAGGCGTCGTAAAGCACTGCAGGGATCCGGCAGCCCGCCACCGCAACGGTGGCGGGCTGCTTACGTATCTGCCCGGGTGCTCGGGTAATGTCCTTGGGGTATACGAACTTCAAGGGAGGCCTGTCACAGATGCGTGACTACGTAGAAATCGGCATCGGCCGCGAGGCACGACGCACTTACAGCCTGGACGATATCGCTGTTGTCGCCAGTCGCCGCACCCGTTCTTCCAAGGACGTCGACACCAACTGGCACATCGATGCCTACAAGTTTGAACTGCCGTTCATGAACCACCCGACCGACGCGCTGGCCAGCCCCGAGTTCGTCATCGAGATGGGCAGGCAAGGCGGACTCGGTGTCATCAACGCCGAGGGACTCTGGGGACGCCACGCCGACCTGGACGCAGCCATCGCGACCGTCCTGGCCGCCTATGAGGGCGACGGGGGCCGCGAGGGTGCGCTCGAGATCATCGGTGGTGGCGACCAGGCCGCCGCCACCCGCGCCCTGCAGCAACTACACGCCGCACCGCTGGACACCGATCTGCTGGCCGAGCGCATCGGACAGGTCCGTGACTCCGGTGAGATCGTCGCCGTGCGCGTCTCCCCACAGAACGCACGCGAACTGGCGCCAGTGGTGGCCAGGGCCGGCGCCGACCTGCTGGTCATCCAGGGCACCCTCATCTCCGCCGAACACGTCAACACCGGCGGTGAACCCCTGAACCTCAAGGAGTTCATCGGGTCCATCGAGCTGCCGGTCATCGCCGGTGGTGTGTATGACTACACCACTGCGCTGCACATGATGCGCACCGGTGCCGTGGGCATCATCGTCGGCGGCGGGGAGAACACCAACGACCTCGCACTCGGCATGGAGGTCCCCATGGCCACCGCCATCGCCGACGTCGCCGCCGCCCGCCGCGACTACCTCGACGAAACCGGGGGCCGCTACGTGCACATCATCGCCGACGGTGAGATCGACAACTCCGGTGACGTGGTCAAGGCCATCGCCTGTGGCGCCGACGCGGTTGTGCTCGGATCCCCACTGGCACGTGCGAAGGAGGCCGCCGGCAAGGGATACTTCTGGCCAGCTGTGGCTGCCCACCCACGCTTCCCCCGGGGCCTGGTCACCGATTCCGGCTACCTCACCGACGAGGTGCCCTCCCTCGAGCAGATCCTCAAGGGCCCATCCACACTGCCATGGGGTGTGGAGAACTTCAGCGGCGGCCTCAAGCGGGCCATGGCCAAGTGTGGCTTCACCGACCTGAAGAGCTTCCAGAAGGTGCCGCTGCACTTCAACGGGTAGGTTTAGGTCTGGGCTTGCGCTGAGAGCCTGTCGACGTCCCTCTGGTTCGCATACCGGGTGGATGCGCGGCAGGCTCCTTTGTTGTTTTCGGGGAGGGATTGCACCGGTCACTGGGGCGGGGAATTAGTGTTTTGCTCAGGATTTTCTGCTAGCTTCACCTAGAGAGCTCTTTGCTTCATCCTGAGATCCCTGCTGCCTTGGGGGAACGATCTCCGGATTGACCGGATATAATGCTAATCGCTTTCCCGCCACATCTGTCCTCCATGAGCGGTGGCCACCGTCAGAGGGGAGTCCACGGGCTCTGGTTACACCGCGCGTCATGCTGAATACTTGATCAGGATAAGCGGTTGAGCCGTCCCGGGTCGGTGCCTTCGCCACCAAAGGCTTGGCCACAGATCGCGAAATTCCACCAATAAGAGACATAGATCATACTATTTCCTATAGTGTTTTGTGAACCACAAACTTTAAGGAGATCGATCTGTGGAAACCTGGGAACAAACATTAGGCGCCGGGCCTCTGCTCGGTATCGCGGCCGGGGCCATCGCCCTGATCCTCGTCCTCGTTATTGTCTTCAAGCTCCATGCCTTTCTGACACTGGTTCTGGTGTCTGTCCTCACCGCGTTGGTGGCCGGGATCCCGGTTGACGCGATCGTCGATACGCTCCTGGATGGCTTCGGGGGCACGCTGGCCTCGGTGGCTCTCCTGGTGGGTCTCGGTGCCATGCTCGGCAGATTGGTGGAGACCTCCGGTGGTGCAGCCTCCCTGGCCAACACCCTGGTCCGTCTCTTCGGGGAGAAACGTGCACCGCTGGCCCTGGGTGTGGCCTCATTGATCATGGGTTTCCCCATCTTCTTCGACGCCGGCCTGGTGGTCATGCTACCCATCATCTTCGCGGTGGCCCGCCGGATGAACGGATCCGTCCTGACCTATGGCATCCCCGCCGCCGGTGCCTTCTCCGTCATGCACGTCTTCGTCCCACCGCATCCCGGTCCCATCGCGGCCTCCGAGTTCTATGATGCCCAGGTGGGTTTTGTGCTGCTCGTGGGCCTGGTCATCGCCATACCCACCTGGTATGTCACCGGTTATCTGCTGGGCAAGTATGTCGGTCGTAAATTCCCCCTGCCGGTTCCTGACCTGTTGGCTGGCGGCAAGACCTCCGGTGAACAGCCTGACAACCCGGCCGGCGCCGGGGTGGTGATCGCCATTCTCCTGATCCCCATGGTGTTAATCTTCGGTAACACCGGCACTGACATGGCGGCCACCGCCGGATGGGTCGATGCGGATTCCCCGGTGGTCAGTGTTCTCAGCTTCCTCGGCGCCACCCCCATAGCCCTGTTACTGACAACCCTCATTGCACTCTGGGCCCTGGGTGCCCGTCGTGGGGTCAGCGGTTCCGCCCTGGGCAAGGCTGTGGAAGGCGCGCTCGGTCCGATCTGTTCAGTGGTGCTGATTACCGGCGCCGGTGGCATGTTCGGTGGTGTCCTGCGTGCCTCCGGCATCGGTGATGTCCTCGCCGATTCCATGGCAGAACTGGGCCTGCCCGTCATCGTGGCCTGTTTCGTAGTGGCCGCTGTGCTACGCATAGCCCAGGGTTCCGCCACCGTGGCCCTGACCACGGCCGCGGCATTGATGGCTCCGGCTGTGGCTGCTGCCGGATACAACGATTTCCAGCTCGCGGCGATCGTGATGGCCACCGCTGCGGGGTCGGTGATCGCCAGCCATGTCAACGATTCGGGATTCTGGCTCGTCGGTCGACTCATGGGAATGGATGTCTCCACCACCCTGAAGACCTGGACAGTGAACCAGACCGCAATCGCTATCGTCGGTTTCGCCCTGGCCTGGGCCCTGTTCGGGGTCACTGCCGGGCTGGGGTGATTATCGGTAGTTGCCGGGGCTGGCCACACGGTAACGGGGGTCGCCGTTATATCTGTCCAGGTGTCCTGTGCGCATCCTCACCGGCTGCGGTGGGGCCCGGTTTACCTCCCGCCGCACGCTGATCCCCTTCCGTCCCGCGGTGTATCCAACTTCCACCGCGAGGCGGAAGTTTTATGTAATCTGACTCCCATCAAGAAGTCTGAGTGATGTAGAGCACTCATATCGCGAAGGAGTCCACATGACCGCATCCGTCCAAGACCCGCACGCCCTCAGCGCCGAGTGGTTGAATCAGCTCAGTGACACCACGACCGCCGGGGATCCGGATGCCGTGGCCGACCTTTTCGAAGAGGAGGGATACTGGCGGGATCTCCTCGCTTTCACGTGGAACCTCACCACCGCAGAGGGGGTGGAGCAAATTCGTCAAATGATCTCCGCCACTCATCCACGGTGCGCGATCTCTGATGTGGAGGTCACCGAGGCCATTGAGGAATCCCCGGGGGTCCTCCGCGTGCAGTTCACCTTCGATACCGCAGAATTCCACTCACGGGGCATCGCCCGACTGCGCGACGGGAAATGCTGGACCCTGTTGACTTCCGCCCGGGGATTGAAAAAACACCCGGAGCCAGCTGGGCGCAGGCGCCCACAGGGTGCGGAGCACGGCGTGCATCCCGACCGGAAGAACTGGCACGATC
Proteins encoded:
- the groES gene encoding co-chaperone GroES encodes the protein MANVNIKPLEDKILVQINEAETTTASGLVIPDSAKEKPQEATVIAVGPGRFDEKGERIPLDIKEDDVVIFSRYGGTEIKFDGVEYLLLSARDILAIVEK
- the groL gene encoding chaperonin GroEL (60 kDa chaperone family; promotes refolding of misfolded polypeptides especially under stressful conditions; forms two stacked rings of heptamers to form a barrel-shaped 14mer; ends can be capped by GroES; misfolded proteins enter the barrel where they are refolded when GroES binds), whose amino-acid sequence is MAKLIAFDQDAREGILRGVDALANTVKVTLGPRGRNVVLDKAFGGPLVTNDGVTIARDIDVEDPFENLGAQLVKSVAVKTNDIAGDGTTTATLLAQALIAEGLRNVAAGANPIELNKGIEAATQKTLDELRARATPISAPQEVASVATVSSRDEVVGKIVAEAMEKVGKDGVVTVEESQSLETTLDITEGISFDKGYLSPYFINDTDTQTAVLENPAILLVRNKISSLPDFLPLLEKIVESNRPVLIIAEDIEGEPLQTLVVNSIRKTIKAVAVKSPYFGDRRKAFMDDLAVVTNATVVDPEVGINLSEAGVEVLGTARRVTVSKDETILVDGAGDAEAVEARRQQIRREIETTDSTWDREKAEERLAKLSGGVAVIRVGAATETEVNERKLRVEDAINAARAAAQEGIIAGGGSALVQIAETLKAYAEEFEGDQKVGIRALAAALSKPAYWIAANAGLDGAVIVARIADLPNNEGFNAATLEYGNLVDQGVIDPVKVTHSAVVNASSVARMVLTTEASIVDKPAEETADHGHGHHH
- a CDS encoding succinic semialdehyde dehydrogenase, with the protein product MYPPRLTPGPLPRELEEHLRGLITSEATPTIPVEAPFDATTIGHVPEGGQSCVDKAFSLAREAQRGWEDTPHATRRSIVRTFHSLVLKHRELLMDMVQLETGKNRAAAFDEVMDVASTARYYAARAEKLLTPRRRQGTIPVLSSTVEHRYPLGVIGQISPWNYPLTLAISDAIPALLAGNAVVSKPDERTPFTALLVTSLLYDAGLPRDIFHTVTGPGPVVGGAIAEHCDYLMFTGSTNTGRILGETAGRRLIGFSAELGGKNPLIIAEDADLDKAVDGAVHGTISNSGQLCVSIERIFVVGSMYPRFVDAYVQRLQSIRMEAGFDWDVEMGSLASQQQLDTVTRMVDEAVSKGAEVLTGGRARPDLGPYFYEPTVLTGVTKKMELYRHEVFGPVVYVEAVADLAEAIVYANDTDYGLNAGIFAARDTALAAAPLIRVGGVNINDSYSATWGNIDTPLGGAKDSGLSARHGEEGLLKYTQTQNISEQRYLQLRGPRSLKRKTYASLMTAGLKALAVMRR
- a CDS encoding WhiB family transcriptional regulator — protein: MTLPHQLPGPNADFWDWQLQGSCRGEASDVFYHPDGERGRARQRRELRAKAICASCPVLQECRRHALAVAEPYGVWGGLSESERLTILRKIERKQPVAV
- a CDS encoding sigma-70 family RNA polymerase sigma factor, translating into MCGPFKKAGRCVTVVDSERELADLVPQATAGDRRALQRIMEIIHPVVLRYARARIGGGRQPTPEDVAQEICLAVATSIHNFVDQGRPFMAFVYGIASNKVADAHRAMARDKSTPTEEIPDTEPDANSPEEFALVADGSNRVRELLDLLSEKARDILILRVMVGLSAEETAEMVDSTPGAVRVAQHRALTTLRSALEQQENK
- a CDS encoding DUF5319 domain-containing protein, with amino-acid sequence MNFDAMMPRDPFADDPNDPASFLNDDADHMEPLSPEERIHVQQDLKLVEEFKKVLQPRGIEGIFFMCEDCEEFHYYDWDIMAANMRATLAGELSPVHEPSVQPNVEAYVPWDYCLGYLDGLESR
- the guaB gene encoding IMP dehydrogenase, giving the protein MTTQSRVSTGGDDPNKVALVGLTFDDVLLLPDASDIVPSDVDTSTQVTRNIRLSTPIISAAMDTVTEARMAIAMARQGGLGVLHRNLSIEEQAENVELVKRSESGMVTDPVTCTPDMTIEEVDNLCARFRISGLPVVDKDGTLLGICTNRDMRFESDPNRLVTDVMTPMPLIVAEEGVAKEDALQLLSTHKVEKLPIVDKNNKLVGLITVKDFVKTEQFPNSSKDASGRLLVAAGIGTGDESYQRAGSLVDAGVDILVVDSAHAHSRGVLEMVSRVKKDFPGVEIIGGNLATREAAKAMIEAGADAIKVGIGPGSICTTRVVAGVGAPQITAIMEAAVPAREAGIPIIADGGMQFSGDIAKALAAGASSVMLGSMLAGTAEAPGDTITINGKQYKRYRGMGSMGAMQGRGLSGEKRSYSKDRYFQADVRSEEKLVPEGIEGRVPFRGSIENIIHQQVGGLRAAMGYTGSATIADLQRARFVQITSAGLKESHPHHIQQTVEAPNYH
- a CDS encoding GuaB3 family IMP dehydrogenase-related protein, whose translation is MRDYVEIGIGREARRTYSLDDIAVVASRRTRSSKDVDTNWHIDAYKFELPFMNHPTDALASPEFVIEMGRQGGLGVINAEGLWGRHADLDAAIATVLAAYEGDGGREGALEIIGGGDQAAATRALQQLHAAPLDTDLLAERIGQVRDSGEIVAVRVSPQNARELAPVVARAGADLLVIQGTLISAEHVNTGGEPLNLKEFIGSIELPVIAGGVYDYTTALHMMRTGAVGIIVGGGENTNDLALGMEVPMATAIADVAAARRDYLDETGGRYVHIIADGEIDNSGDVVKAIACGADAVVLGSPLARAKEAAGKGYFWPAVAAHPRFPRGLVTDSGYLTDEVPSLEQILKGPSTLPWGVENFSGGLKRAMAKCGFTDLKSFQKVPLHFNG
- a CDS encoding GntP family permease, with translation METWEQTLGAGPLLGIAAGAIALILVLVIVFKLHAFLTLVLVSVLTALVAGIPVDAIVDTLLDGFGGTLASVALLVGLGAMLGRLVETSGGAASLANTLVRLFGEKRAPLALGVASLIMGFPIFFDAGLVVMLPIIFAVARRMNGSVLTYGIPAAGAFSVMHVFVPPHPGPIAASEFYDAQVGFVLLVGLVIAIPTWYVTGYLLGKYVGRKFPLPVPDLLAGGKTSGEQPDNPAGAGVVIAILLIPMVLIFGNTGTDMAATAGWVDADSPVVSVLSFLGATPIALLLTTLIALWALGARRGVSGSALGKAVEGALGPICSVVLITGAGGMFGGVLRASGIGDVLADSMAELGLPVIVACFVVAAVLRIAQGSATVALTTAAALMAPAVAAAGYNDFQLAAIVMATAAGSVIASHVNDSGFWLVGRLMGMDVSTTLKTWTVNQTAIAIVGFALAWALFGVTAGLG